One bacterium genomic window, TTTTGGTATAGGGACCCCAGGCAGGAAAGCTGAGGTCGTGAGTGTCTTTGATTTCGTCAAGGATTCGGCGGTAGCGTGTTTCCGCCTCCTTGTCGCTTTGGCCGCAGGCTGATCCGGCCAGGAGCGCGGCTGTCAGGAGGAAGGGTGCAAGTATTTTTCTGCTCAGGCTGTAGTTCATTTGAAATCTCCAGTGATAAAAAGAAAAGGTGTTGTTGCATTCAAGCGCGATGACGCAGGCCATGTCCCCTTCGCTCGCCTATGGCTTTTTATGCTAACTCTTCGATTTTGTCATACCAGTTCTTTTTCAAAATCCAGGTGGTGAGCACGACCAAGGCCAGCGCGATGCCGAAGGCGTAAAACTTGACCAGAATCAGATAGATGGGCAACAGTTTGATGGCCGTCTGCCAGGTGATCCCGATGAAGATGTTGAACATATCTCGACGGAATCCGGTGTTCCGTTTGAATCTTGGATTTGCGGCGGCGCACTTTTCGTAGATCGGTTTCCAGGCGCCCCATGGCCTCACCTGGGTGTAAAACCGCATCAACACCCCCTCTTCTTCTGCCGGCGTTTTCAGGGCGACGATCACCGATACCGCTCCAGCCAAAATCAGAATGAGGGGGAAGGAGTAGATGGCCGACAGGGAGGGGGCCGCCCAGGGGATGATCAACGCAATTAAAACGCCGGAGATCATGCCCCAAAAGTAACCATAACCGTTAAACCGCCACCAGTACCATTTAAGGATGTTGGGCGCCGTGTAGCCGCCCCACAGGCCGAAGGTGATCCATTCGGTGATCGAGTTGATGGACTCGGCGAAAAAACCGAAAAAGCTGCCCACCAGTACTACCAGGATGGAGGCGAAATAGCTAAAGATCACGATCTGTCTCTGACTCGCCTTGGGATTGATGTAGCCGTGATAGAGGTCGTTGACGATGTACGCGGCCGCTGCGTTCATGGTGGCGCTGAAGGTGGACATAAAGGCCGCCAGCATGCCGGAGAGAAACAGGCCCAGCAATCCCACGGGGATGAATTTGTTGATCACAATGGGCAATACGGTTTCAAAGTCGATGGTGGCGCCCATGGCGGCGATGTCGGAGCTGAAGAACACCAGCGCCAGCACTGTGATGCCGGTCACCAGAAACCAGCGGGGGATCAGCGCAATGGAGACAAAGCCGCTCATCAACCCAGCCTCTTTGGGTGTTTTCGCTGACAGCACCCGCTGCAGATCATAGTTTGGTCCTGGACCGGCCATGCTGATGAGCATGCCTTTAAACACAATCATCATAAAGAAAAATCCGAACATGCCGTATCCATCGCCGGCGAGACGCTGATTGGCGGCCGGCAGAATCGCGGACCAATCCAGATCGAGATTCCAGCCGAAAAAGATATGCGACCAACCCTGTGGCGTATAGGCAGTCAGGTCGTGGGTCATCAGCGTGCTCATGGCGATCAGACCGATCCAGATCGAGATGATGCTCATGATCACATATTGGATAAAATCAGTCAGGACGACGGAATAAAATCCCCCCAGGACGGTGTAAAGCGCGGTAATGGACATGAAGAGAACCGCATACGTTTCAGGAGGCCATCCCCAGGGCAGAAAGACCGCAGCAAATTTGCCGATGCCGGCGAAGCCATAGGTTAAAAAGCCGATGACGCTGATCAGGGCAAAGATCACCATGCTGATGCGGGACAGGTTGCCGGCCCGTGTGTTGCCGAACCGGG contains:
- a CDS encoding Na+:solute symporter; its protein translation is MNLSTLDVAIILVYLTAMIAVGFFVKKKATTNLKSYFLGGNRLPWWLLGVSNSASMFDVSGTMWLVYMLFMYGLKGTWMEWMWPTFNQIFFMIYLSIWVRRSNVTTGAEWIETRFGNTRAGNLSRISMVIFALISVIGFLTYGFAGIGKFAAVFLPWGWPPETYAVLFMSITALYTVLGGFYSVVLTDFIQYVIMSIISIWIGLIAMSTLMTHDLTAYTPQGWSHIFFGWNLDLDWSAILPAANQRLAGDGYGMFGFFFMMIVFKGMLISMAGPGPNYDLQRVLSAKTPKEAGLMSGFVSIALIPRWFLVTGITVLALVFFSSDIAAMGATIDFETVLPIVINKFIPVGLLGLFLSGMLAAFMSTFSATMNAAAAYIVNDLYHGYINPKASQRQIVIFSYFASILVVLVGSFFGFFAESINSITEWITFGLWGGYTAPNILKWYWWRFNGYGYFWGMISGVLIALIIPWAAPSLSAIYSFPLILILAGAVSVIVALKTPAEEEGVLMRFYTQVRPWGAWKPIYEKCAAANPRFKRNTGFRRDMFNIFIGITWQTAIKLLPIYLILVKFYAFGIALALVVLTTWILKKNWYDKIEELA